Proteins from a genomic interval of Ndongobacter massiliensis:
- a CDS encoding D-alanyl-D-alanine carboxypeptidase family protein, giving the protein MRIRKKGIFVLLLLFSLLLPFFATPVFAEPEMNESVASNATDPAQEAAEHFSYNDEVSVMLIGDPESEKILFEKNIDETKPVASMSKLMTYYIVKKQIASGAINLSDVVTVSASAAALHRFEYSNYGLIEGEKLTVEQLLRGLMVVSGNDAAEALAECVSGNKETFAALMNQTAQELGLTRSHFINPHGLTEGSDMNAMSARDLFSLCARILKEFPEVTEYAKILAISEPERNFSGKATIASLLESIPGLDGLKTGMTDEAGYCFAGSADLSVYNKNLNFHIVAIEMGAPTEEARWRTVKELVDFSAGSFHEEKVVQQDLLYKTAYLPQAENSDVKLYPAESYSTITYQTVLFDVQYELYDNVPLPAPAGTAFGEIRISRDGQAIKKINLVAHEDVEKASFSTNLSRGLHRFVDFLGALTR; this is encoded by the coding sequence ATGAGAATTAGGAAAAAGGGCATTTTCGTCTTACTGTTGCTTTTCTCCCTACTGCTTCCATTTTTTGCGACACCTGTTTTTGCGGAACCGGAGATGAATGAATCGGTGGCTTCGAATGCGACCGATCCGGCGCAGGAAGCGGCGGAGCACTTCAGCTATAATGATGAAGTTTCCGTAATGCTCATTGGCGATCCGGAAAGTGAAAAAATTCTTTTTGAGAAAAACATTGACGAGACCAAGCCGGTAGCTTCCATGTCGAAGCTCATGACGTATTACATCGTGAAAAAACAGATTGCAAGCGGTGCGATCAATCTCTCAGATGTCGTTACGGTGAGCGCCTCTGCAGCCGCACTGCATCGTTTTGAGTATTCCAATTATGGGTTGATCGAAGGGGAGAAGCTGACCGTAGAGCAACTGCTCCGCGGGTTGATGGTCGTTTCCGGCAATGATGCGGCGGAAGCACTGGCCGAGTGCGTTAGTGGGAATAAAGAGACATTTGCAGCCTTAATGAATCAGACAGCCCAAGAATTGGGATTGACGCGCTCCCATTTTATCAATCCTCATGGGTTGACCGAGGGCTCCGATATGAATGCGATGTCTGCGCGCGATCTGTTTTCGTTGTGCGCCCGCATCCTCAAAGAATTTCCGGAGGTGACCGAGTACGCAAAGATTCTTGCCATTTCTGAACCGGAACGAAATTTCAGCGGAAAAGCGACGATTGCTTCCTTATTGGAGTCGATTCCCGGATTGGACGGCTTGAAAACGGGCATGACCGATGAAGCGGGCTATTGCTTTGCCGGCTCCGCCGATTTGAGTGTCTACAATAAGAATTTGAATTTTCACATTGTGGCGATCGAAATGGGCGCACCGACCGAAGAAGCGCGTTGGCGCACGGTCAAGGAATTGGTCGATTTTTCTGCTGGCAGTTTTCACGAAGAAAAGGTCGTTCAGCAAGACCTCCTGTATAAGACGGCCTACTTGCCACAGGCAGAAAATTCGGACGTGAAGCTGTATCCGGCGGAATCCTATTCGACGATCACCTATCAGACGGTACTCTTTGATGTGCAATATGAACTCTATGACAATGTGCCGCTTCCGGCACCGGCCGGAACCGCTTTCGGTGAAATTCGCATCTCCCGTGACGGGCAGGCGATTAAAAAAATCAATCTCGTAGCACATGAAGATGTGGAAAAAGCATCTTTTTCAACCAATTTGTCACGCGGCCTTCATCGCTTCGTTGACTTTTTAGGGGCATTGACTCGCTAA
- a CDS encoding aminoglycoside 6-adenylyltransferase codes for MVEKNLKRPIVHWAQNTEAVRQVVMTGDRVNRAAVKIEFLPYEWLLSLGRGAVWQEPDWAQVFGETPLHEAHPDRTARTVHLLFVDRSRVILRFVEQETLDSLLREDSLCEVILDKDARYGARPRPTDLSRRVKKPTEEQFLACCDAYFVEIVDAAFAAADQQPFPASEALGRARRVLLQMTEAAIAAGSDFSINLGIDGSNLRAYAETVWYDHYVRTYAAATVDSIWDAVFQACMLFRKAGLLLGEKCRYAYPKKEDVEILQMLRTTWEEKTR; via the coding sequence ATGGTTGAAAAGAATTTGAAGCGTCCGATTGTCCATTGGGCGCAAAATACCGAAGCGGTGCGTCAGGTTGTTATGACGGGGGATCGCGTCAATCGCGCGGCAGTGAAAATTGAATTCCTGCCGTACGAGTGGCTGCTTTCCCTCGGTCGCGGCGCCGTTTGGCAGGAACCGGATTGGGCGCAGGTGTTCGGCGAGACGCCGCTGCACGAGGCACACCCGGATCGTACGGCGCGCACCGTACACCTTTTATTTGTGGATCGTTCCCGCGTGATCTTGCGTTTTGTGGAGCAGGAAACATTGGACAGTCTTTTGCGCGAAGACAGCTTGTGTGAGGTGATTCTGGATAAGGACGCGCGCTATGGGGCGCGTCCGCGCCCTACGGACTTGTCGCGCCGTGTAAAAAAGCCCACAGAAGAACAATTCCTTGCTTGCTGCGATGCCTATTTCGTTGAGATTGTCGATGCCGCTTTTGCGGCGGCGGATCAACAGCCGTTTCCCGCTTCGGAAGCCTTGGGACGCGCGCGACGGGTGCTTTTACAAATGACGGAAGCGGCGATTGCGGCGGGTTCCGATTTTTCGATTAACTTGGGCATCGACGGCAGCAATTTACGCGCCTATGCGGAAACGGTTTGGTACGATCACTATGTACGCACCTATGCGGCGGCGACCGTCGACTCCATATGGGATGCGGTATTTCAGGCGTGTATGTTGTTCCGAAAAGCCGGGCTCCTGCTTGGGGAAAAGTGTCGGTATGCCTATCCGAAAAAGGAAGATGTTGAAATCTTACAGATGTTGCGCACGACGTGGGAGGAAAAGACTCGATGA
- a CDS encoding sodium-translocating pyrophosphatase, whose amino-acid sequence MLFYGILAILVSLGALFFAFQKMVGIQKRPTGTVRMKEIANYIREGAFAFLRREYSAIGIFIVVLFFIIGFVLKSWSTAFCFLVGALFSMLAGLMGMNSATHANVRTAHAASATGMKGALLIAFSSGAVMGLTVTGLGALGMTFFYLIFKDISIITGFSLGASFVALFARVGGGIYTKAADVGADLVGKVEAGIPEDDPRNPAVIADNVGDNVGDVAGMGADLFESYVGAILSALTLGVLAFGDQGVSYTLILVACGIAAAFVGIQSVRGDGNPQQSLNLGTMIAGGVVILASLLFSLLIFGQYRLFLPVLVGTVVGLGISKVTEFYTSDRYHSVRKIAEESETGAATNIIAGLSVGMKSTAVPLILVALGVILSYASVSDLASGSGLYGIALGALGMLSTCAITIAVDAYGPVADNAGGIAEMSELPEEVRNITDTLDSVGNTTAAIGKGFAIGSAALTALALFASFTQAARLAQLDMTQPSVIAGALIGGMLPFLFSALTMDAVGEAANAMVQEVRRQFKSNPGIMAGTSKPEYGRCISISTSASLRKMILPGCIAIAAPILVGFLLGPAALGGTLVGALITGVLLAIFMSNAGGAWDNAKKYIEGGTHGGKGSAAHRAAVTGDTVGDPFKDTSGPSLNILIKLMTTVSLIFVPLFLK is encoded by the coding sequence ATGTTATTTTACGGGATTTTGGCGATTCTCGTCAGCTTGGGCGCTTTGTTTTTTGCGTTTCAAAAAATGGTCGGCATTCAAAAACGACCGACGGGCACCGTTCGGATGAAGGAAATCGCCAACTATATTCGAGAAGGGGCCTTTGCGTTTCTTCGCCGCGAATATAGTGCGATTGGAATTTTTATTGTCGTGCTGTTTTTCATTATTGGCTTCGTGCTGAAGAGCTGGTCAACGGCGTTTTGCTTCTTAGTAGGTGCGCTCTTTTCCATGTTGGCAGGGCTCATGGGTATGAATTCCGCCACCCACGCCAATGTGCGTACGGCACATGCGGCGAGTGCGACGGGAATGAAGGGTGCGCTTTTAATTGCATTTTCCAGCGGCGCGGTCATGGGCTTGACGGTTACGGGGCTCGGTGCACTCGGAATGACCTTTTTTTACTTGATTTTTAAGGACATTTCGATTATCACCGGCTTCAGCTTAGGCGCTTCTTTTGTGGCACTCTTCGCACGTGTTGGCGGCGGCATCTATACGAAAGCGGCGGATGTCGGAGCCGACTTGGTCGGAAAAGTGGAAGCGGGCATTCCGGAAGATGACCCGCGGAATCCAGCAGTTATTGCGGATAACGTCGGAGACAATGTCGGCGATGTCGCGGGCATGGGTGCAGACCTCTTCGAGTCCTACGTCGGGGCGATTCTTTCAGCGTTGACCTTGGGCGTCTTGGCCTTTGGGGATCAAGGCGTTTCGTACACCTTAATTTTGGTTGCCTGCGGCATTGCGGCAGCCTTTGTCGGCATCCAGTCCGTGCGCGGTGACGGCAATCCGCAGCAATCTCTGAATTTGGGGACAATGATCGCCGGCGGCGTCGTAATTTTGGCTTCGCTGTTGTTTAGCTTGCTGATTTTCGGGCAATATCGTCTCTTCTTACCTGTTTTGGTCGGCACGGTAGTCGGACTGGGTATTTCGAAGGTCACGGAGTTCTATACCTCCGATCGGTACCATTCGGTGCGTAAGATTGCCGAGGAATCGGAGACCGGTGCGGCGACAAATATTATCGCCGGTTTATCCGTAGGTATGAAATCGACGGCAGTTCCGCTCATTTTAGTGGCACTGGGTGTGATTCTTTCGTATGCGTCGGTCAGTGACTTGGCAAGCGGCAGCGGGCTGTACGGCATTGCGCTGGGAGCGCTCGGGATGTTGTCCACCTGTGCGATTACGATTGCCGTGGATGCGTACGGTCCGGTGGCGGATAATGCGGGAGGCATCGCGGAAATGAGCGAACTGCCGGAAGAAGTTCGAAATATTACCGACACATTGGATTCCGTAGGAAACACGACGGCGGCGATCGGCAAGGGTTTTGCGATCGGCTCTGCGGCACTAACCGCTTTGGCACTTTTCGCTTCCTTTACGCAGGCAGCGCGTCTGGCACAGCTGGATATGACGCAACCGAGTGTGATCGCCGGGGCATTGATCGGCGGTATGTTGCCATTCCTGTTCTCTGCATTGACAATGGATGCGGTCGGCGAAGCGGCGAATGCGATGGTCCAGGAAGTGCGTCGCCAGTTCAAGTCGAATCCGGGAATCATGGCGGGTACGTCCAAACCGGAATATGGTCGCTGCATCTCCATCAGCACGAGCGCATCGCTGCGCAAGATGATTCTGCCAGGCTGCATCGCGATTGCCGCTCCGATTCTTGTCGGCTTTCTGTTAGGACCGGCGGCGCTGGGTGGCACATTGGTCGGTGCGTTGATCACGGGTGTGCTGTTGGCAATTTTCATGTCGAATGCCGGCGGGGCATGGGATAATGCGAAAAAGTATATTGAAGGCGGCACACACGGCGGCAAAGGCAGTGCAGCACACCGTGCAGCGGTTACCGGAGATACCGTGGGGGATCCGTTCAAGGATACGTCCGGTCCGTCTTTGAATATTTTGATCAAATTGATGACGACGGTTTCGCTGATTTTTGTCCCACTGTTTTTGAAGTAA
- the mscL gene encoding large conductance mechanosensitive channel protein MscL: protein MIKEFKEFIEKGNVLDMAIGVVLGAAFKAIVDSLVADILTPLLSFLTAGVDFRSWVVSVGPINFAVGNFINNIISFLLIAFCMFLLVKAANRAKRNQPAQAAPTTKTCPFCHTEIPLEATRCPHCTSELSH from the coding sequence ATGATTAAAGAATTTAAGGAATTTATTGAAAAGGGCAATGTACTGGACATGGCCATCGGCGTCGTTTTAGGCGCCGCATTCAAGGCTATTGTTGATTCCCTGGTGGCGGACATTTTAACGCCGCTGCTTTCATTTCTGACAGCAGGCGTCGATTTTCGCAGCTGGGTCGTCTCCGTCGGACCCATCAACTTTGCGGTTGGAAATTTCATCAACAATATCATTTCTTTTCTGCTGATCGCCTTCTGTATGTTCCTGCTGGTAAAAGCGGCAAATCGCGCAAAACGAAATCAACCGGCGCAGGCCGCGCCGACAACAAAAACCTGTCCCTTCTGCCACACAGAAATCCCCTTGGAAGCGACGCGCTGCCCGCACTGCACGAGCGAGCTTTCCCATTAA
- a CDS encoding viroplasmin family protein: MAKTGKAFYAVHKGRRCGVFRTWEECRAQIFRFPGAVYKKFDTREAADAFLTEQETGAPPKPEQLNADAMLCYVDGSFHAKKKRVGYGIVAFSDAGREEFFGTDTKGGLEHRNVSGEVVAATKAMQLAESRGKRILHLCYDYAGIRHWALGEWKANLPLTQEYRDFAQRVMKELTIHFYKISAHTGDPYNEAADRLAKRGAGQDEK, from the coding sequence GTGGCAAAGACCGGTAAAGCGTTCTACGCGGTGCACAAAGGGCGCCGATGCGGCGTCTTTCGCACTTGGGAAGAGTGTCGCGCGCAGATTTTTCGTTTTCCTGGAGCCGTTTATAAAAAATTTGATACCCGGGAAGCGGCGGATGCTTTTTTGACAGAACAGGAAACTGGTGCACCGCCCAAACCGGAGCAATTGAACGCAGATGCCATGCTTTGCTATGTCGACGGCAGTTTTCATGCGAAAAAAAAGCGTGTGGGGTACGGAATCGTCGCCTTTTCTGATGCAGGACGGGAAGAGTTTTTCGGCACGGACACAAAGGGCGGCTTAGAGCATCGTAATGTGTCGGGGGAAGTGGTTGCAGCGACCAAGGCGATGCAGTTGGCGGAAAGTCGCGGAAAACGCATATTGCATTTATGCTATGACTATGCGGGCATCCGCCATTGGGCATTGGGAGAGTGGAAGGCAAATCTGCCATTGACGCAGGAATATCGCGATTTTGCCCAGCGCGTAATGAAGGAACTTACGATACATTTTTATAAAATTTCTGCGCATACCGGCGACCCCTATAACGAAGCTGCCGATCGGCTGGCGAAGCGCGGGGCGGGACAGGATGAGAAATAA
- a CDS encoding alpha-amylase has translation MENGILLQTFEWETSDDGNFYKELAKMAPELAELGVSAVWMPPAAKGTSPQDVGYGNYDYWDLGEFEQHGTVRTKYGTREELEDCIRALHDCHIHVYADMVFNHKGGADETETFQVVEVDENDRTKEISEPHEIEGWTHFTFAGRGEKYSSFQWHWYHFNGIDYDQKTGQNGIFRILGENKYWNTDTDSEKGNFDYLMNADIDHNHPEVCAELQRVARFMIEEIGYDGFRFDALKHISRGFIDTLSRSIKKEHPDFYFVGEYWQDSKETLEWYLNQTEYSVDMFDVPLHFNFYEASRNPEYDIRQLFDNTVVRDYPTHTVTFVDNHDSQPGQSLQSWVDPWFKEIAYAVILFRKDGYPCVFRGDLTGISGSDYAGLGDTLRRMMRLRKRYAYGEQDDYAVTPTKFAWVRRGDEAHPEPLAVLISTGDMDEERLFVGEQEAGKSYMDWSGKNEDVVIDEEGFGLFTVAPGAVTYWTARNKESEALCGKDR, from the coding sequence ATGGAAAACGGAATTTTGCTGCAGACTTTTGAATGGGAAACCTCCGATGACGGTAATTTTTATAAGGAATTGGCAAAAATGGCTCCGGAATTGGCGGAACTGGGGGTCAGTGCAGTCTGGATGCCGCCGGCGGCCAAGGGAACTTCACCGCAGGATGTCGGCTATGGCAATTACGATTACTGGGATTTAGGAGAATTTGAGCAGCACGGCACGGTACGCACTAAGTACGGAACGCGCGAGGAACTGGAGGATTGCATCCGGGCGCTGCACGATTGCCATATCCATGTGTATGCAGACATGGTCTTTAATCATAAGGGCGGAGCGGATGAAACGGAGACCTTTCAGGTGGTCGAAGTGGACGAAAATGATCGCACGAAAGAGATTTCCGAGCCGCATGAAATCGAGGGGTGGACGCATTTTACCTTTGCCGGGCGCGGCGAGAAGTATTCGTCGTTTCAGTGGCACTGGTACCATTTTAACGGCATTGATTACGACCAGAAAACGGGACAAAACGGAATTTTTCGAATTTTGGGCGAAAACAAGTATTGGAATACCGACACGGACAGTGAAAAAGGCAATTTTGATTACCTGATGAATGCGGACATCGATCACAATCACCCCGAAGTGTGCGCAGAACTGCAGCGCGTCGCGCGTTTTATGATTGAAGAAATAGGTTACGACGGTTTTCGCTTTGATGCCTTAAAGCACATTTCGCGGGGCTTTATCGATACACTTTCCCGGTCGATTAAAAAAGAGCATCCCGACTTTTACTTTGTCGGGGAATACTGGCAGGACAGCAAGGAAACGCTGGAATGGTATCTGAATCAGACGGAATACTCCGTAGATATGTTCGATGTACCGCTTCATTTTAATTTTTATGAAGCCTCTCGGAATCCGGAGTACGACATCCGCCAACTCTTTGACAATACGGTCGTCCGGGATTATCCGACGCACACGGTAACTTTTGTGGACAACCACGATTCGCAACCCGGTCAATCGCTGCAAAGTTGGGTGGATCCTTGGTTCAAGGAAATCGCCTATGCGGTGATTCTGTTCCGAAAGGATGGGTATCCCTGTGTTTTTCGCGGCGACCTGACGGGAATTTCCGGTTCGGATTACGCCGGGCTGGGCGATACACTGCGTCGCATGATGCGTCTGCGCAAGCGCTACGCGTATGGCGAACAGGACGATTACGCCGTTACGCCGACCAAATTCGCCTGGGTGCGACGGGGCGATGAAGCGCATCCGGAGCCACTGGCGGTTTTGATTTCGACGGGGGATATGGACGAGGAGCGCCTTTTTGTCGGCGAGCAGGAAGCGGGCAAGTCTTATATGGACTGGAGCGGCAAAAACGAAGATGTGGTAATCGACGAAGAGGGATTTGGTTTATTCACGGTGGCGCCGGGCGCCGTCACCTATTGGACGGCGCGCAATAAAGAAAGCGAGGCGCTCTGTGGCAAAGACCGGTAA
- a CDS encoding nucleoside kinase translates to MRPGIRNGALPIPWRENLRLADLEPYFSTEDGILTLAKSDHTLCELSEPVSPLAQSIDFLDTNDVDGRRVYMRSLSFVFVKAVADCYPEYHAYVEHMISGCLYCTLRKDGAIVQPDSAVKNRIRARMRELVAADLPIRRETVTVDEALARFEAAGRRAKVRILQHRRSRTLSIYHLDGYADHFYGFMCPSTGRLSVFDLELYRMGLVLVGIERHSRTMVKNFRPQYKLSDIYTENEHWSSLQGISTVPDLNDRIQNGDIQEVIEISEQLQLEKIMDLADEIQRNHKRVVFVAAPSASGKTSFAHKLRIALRTLGLRPLALSLDDYFVPRDKTPLDENGQPDYESIEALDLPQFQKDLQTLLAGGSVPRLRFDFQKGCSASTGELLSVGSDDPLIIEGIHGLNPQLTGLFPESEQFRIYLSVITHVNLDDHNRIPTSDLRLMRRMARDIRTRGKTPQRTIETWSSVRRGEEQNIFPYQEEAHALFNSSFLYEISVLRPIIEPLLQEISPEEPAFTEASRILSILQYFEPIRDTSAIAPTSILREFIGGSLITVS, encoded by the coding sequence ATGAGACCGGGCATACGAAACGGAGCGCTTCCGATACCTTGGCGCGAAAATTTGCGACTCGCCGACCTGGAACCCTATTTTTCCACGGAGGACGGGATTCTCACGCTGGCAAAGTCGGACCACACGCTTTGTGAGTTGTCGGAGCCGGTGTCACCTTTGGCACAGTCGATCGATTTTCTGGACACTAACGACGTCGACGGACGGCGCGTGTACATGCGTTCGCTTTCGTTTGTTTTCGTCAAGGCGGTGGCGGATTGTTATCCGGAATATCACGCGTACGTCGAGCACATGATTTCCGGTTGCCTCTACTGCACGCTGCGCAAAGACGGGGCAATCGTTCAGCCGGACTCCGCCGTAAAAAATCGGATTCGCGCGCGCATGCGCGAACTGGTGGCGGCTGATCTGCCGATTCGGCGGGAAACGGTCACGGTGGATGAAGCGCTGGCACGCTTTGAAGCCGCCGGCCGCCGGGCAAAAGTGCGCATCCTCCAGCATCGACGCAGCCGGACGCTGTCGATCTATCATTTGGACGGGTATGCGGATCATTTTTACGGTTTTATGTGTCCCTCGACGGGGCGGCTGTCGGTGTTCGATCTGGAACTGTACCGCATGGGTCTGGTTCTTGTCGGCATCGAACGGCACTCCCGGACAATGGTGAAAAATTTTCGCCCCCAGTACAAGCTGTCGGATATTTACACGGAAAATGAACATTGGTCGAGTTTGCAGGGCATCAGCACCGTGCCGGATCTCAATGACCGGATTCAAAACGGCGACATTCAGGAAGTGATTGAGATTTCCGAGCAGTTGCAGTTGGAAAAAATCATGGATCTGGCGGATGAAATTCAGCGCAACCACAAGCGCGTCGTCTTCGTCGCGGCGCCCTCGGCGTCGGGAAAAACCAGCTTTGCGCATAAATTGCGCATTGCGCTGCGCACGTTGGGATTGCGTCCGCTGGCACTTTCATTAGACGATTATTTTGTGCCGCGGGACAAGACGCCACTGGATGAAAATGGGCAACCGGATTATGAAAGCATTGAAGCGCTTGACCTTCCACAATTTCAAAAAGATTTGCAAACGCTGCTCGCTGGAGGCTCGGTGCCGCGCTTGCGCTTTGATTTTCAAAAGGGCTGCAGCGCCTCAACGGGTGAACTCCTTTCCGTGGGATCCGACGACCCTCTGATTATTGAAGGCATTCACGGCTTGAATCCGCAGCTTACTGGTCTTTTTCCGGAATCGGAGCAGTTTCGGATTTATCTTTCCGTGATTACTCATGTCAATTTGGATGATCACAACCGCATCCCCACGAGTGACTTGCGCCTGATGCGGCGCATGGCGCGGGACATTCGCACGCGGGGCAAAACGCCGCAGCGAACGATTGAAACTTGGAGTTCCGTGCGCCGAGGCGAAGAACAGAACATCTTTCCGTACCAGGAAGAAGCGCACGCGCTGTTTAACTCTTCCTTCCTCTATGAAATTTCTGTGCTGCGCCCGATTATCGAGCCTCTGCTGCAAGAAATTTCTCCGGAGGAACCGGCCTTTACGGAAGCGTCCCGTATTTTGTCCATTTTGCAGTATTTTGAACCGATACGAGACACGTCGGCGATTGCCCCAACTTCCATTCTGCGGGAGTTTATTGGCGGGTCGTTGATCACGGTGTCGTAA
- a CDS encoding Bax inhibitor-1/YccA family protein, which translates to MYYTDERSRQGAAVRAEEFSSYLSRVFLLMFVGLAVTTLVAVFGMQSEAVLRFVIGLYQTPLSMLVFFGAYLLLVVAFQRAVSQLNSTVAMALFLVYAAVTGFTWTVLFALIEPGVIWKAFLSAGVFFGVMALYGMTTKRDLSQMRTILFIGLIAILISSLLNALLFRSSGFDLLVSVLGVALFAGYTAYDVNKLRMLYQSNYDTMALNAIAVFGAFNLYLDFINLFIYLLRIFSNRRE; encoded by the coding sequence ATGTACTATACGGATGAACGAAGCAGACAGGGCGCTGCGGTGCGTGCGGAAGAATTTTCTTCCTATCTGTCGCGCGTATTTTTATTGATGTTTGTCGGTTTGGCGGTGACGACCCTCGTTGCCGTGTTCGGTATGCAGTCGGAAGCAGTGCTGCGTTTTGTAATCGGGCTTTACCAGACGCCGCTGTCGATGCTGGTGTTTTTTGGCGCCTATCTTTTGCTCGTCGTGGCTTTTCAACGCGCGGTGTCACAACTGAATAGCACGGTGGCGATGGCGTTATTTCTTGTCTATGCGGCAGTGACAGGTTTTACGTGGACGGTGCTTTTTGCTCTCATTGAACCGGGTGTCATCTGGAAGGCATTCCTTTCCGCCGGCGTGTTTTTCGGGGTTATGGCCCTGTACGGAATGACCACGAAGCGTGATCTTTCGCAGATGCGCACCATTCTTTTCATCGGATTGATTGCGATTCTGATCAGTTCGCTGTTGAACGCCTTGTTGTTCCGCAGTAGTGGCTTTGATTTACTCGTCTCCGTTTTGGGCGTGGCGCTGTTTGCCGGCTACACCGCTTATGATGTCAACAAGCTGCGCATGTTGTATCAGTCCAATTACGATACGATGGCGCTGAATGCGATTGCCGTATTCGGTGCATTCAATCTGTATCTCGATTTCATCAATCTGTTTATCTATCTCCTGCGCATTTTTTCGAATCGACGTGAATAG
- a CDS encoding ABC transporter ATP-binding protein: protein MNEKKRGPFLRLLRYMKPHLPAFVLAMSLVLTMTLADLALPRLLQIGIDRDFSVFLDGTAAASAKQSALNRVFWLAVLYLGLVGASAVLQYVQFWLFQRTGQKILFRIRKELYEHVLRLPMSFFDTHALGSLVTRVTNDTDAINEMFTTVLPSIFRNVFNFVGIVVLMYAMDIGLANAIVPLALLVAAISIVFRRAIRKVYREQRRLLSLLNTKIAENLSGMRIIQLFNRQKTIYEDFDATNRAYEKAARKEVTYFGLYRPAIEIVQALGWAALLWFGGGKFLRGVVSFGVLYAFTDYLYRFFFPILNLAETYNVIQSAMTSAGRIFALFDEEEAVDTGAIPVPAAGFSGQIEFDHVWFAYKESEWVLKDVSFTIEPGAFIAFVGATGAGKSTIMSLLCGFYAPTRGTIRVDGVDLQEYPKAQLRRTVGVVQQDVFLFSGDILSNITMHRPQVSEEDAMEAARLVNADSFIQMLPEGYHSSVVERGATLSAGQRQLLSFARTVAGRPSVLILDEATANIDTQTEQLIQSAIQSMAQKRTMIAVAHRISTIADADRIFVLHHGVLAESGTREELLQKEGLFSMLYRLQYRENGV from the coding sequence ATGAACGAAAAAAAACGAGGTCCCTTTCTTCGCTTGCTGCGGTATATGAAACCGCACCTGCCGGCATTCGTACTTGCAATGAGTTTGGTCCTGACCATGACATTGGCAGATCTGGCATTGCCGCGCCTGCTGCAAATCGGCATCGACCGCGATTTTTCCGTGTTTTTGGATGGAACTGCTGCGGCCTCCGCGAAGCAAAGTGCGCTTAATCGCGTGTTTTGGCTTGCCGTTCTTTATCTCGGTCTGGTCGGCGCATCGGCGGTGCTGCAGTATGTGCAATTTTGGCTTTTTCAGCGCACCGGACAGAAAATTCTGTTTCGCATTCGCAAGGAACTTTATGAGCATGTGCTTCGCCTGCCGATGTCGTTTTTCGACACGCATGCGCTCGGAAGCCTCGTAACGCGGGTCACGAACGACACCGATGCGATCAATGAAATGTTTACTACGGTTTTGCCGAGTATCTTTCGCAATGTATTCAATTTTGTGGGAATTGTCGTTTTAATGTATGCGATGGACATCGGCTTGGCGAACGCCATCGTACCGTTGGCTCTCCTGGTTGCTGCGATTTCGATCGTCTTTCGGCGGGCCATTCGCAAGGTGTACCGGGAGCAGCGACGCCTGCTTTCGCTATTGAATACGAAAATCGCCGAAAACCTTTCAGGGATGCGTATCATTCAGCTCTTTAATCGCCAAAAAACCATCTATGAAGATTTCGATGCGACCAACCGCGCCTATGAAAAAGCGGCGCGCAAAGAAGTGACGTATTTCGGACTGTATCGGCCGGCGATTGAAATCGTACAGGCGCTGGGCTGGGCGGCACTCCTGTGGTTCGGCGGCGGAAAATTTTTGCGCGGCGTTGTTTCCTTCGGGGTGCTTTACGCATTTACGGACTATCTCTACCGCTTTTTCTTCCCGATCTTGAACCTGGCGGAGACCTATAATGTCATCCAATCGGCGATGACTTCTGCAGGGCGCATTTTTGCCCTCTTTGACGAAGAGGAGGCGGTCGATACCGGAGCAATCCCCGTGCCGGCGGCCGGATTTTCCGGGCAGATTGAGTTTGATCACGTATGGTTTGCTTATAAAGAATCCGAGTGGGTGCTCAAAGACGTTTCGTTTACTATTGAACCGGGGGCGTTCATCGCTTTCGTCGGTGCAACCGGCGCGGGGAAGAGTACGATTATGAGCCTGCTCTGCGGTTTTTATGCACCGACGCGCGGGACCATTCGCGTGGACGGCGTGGATCTGCAAGAATATCCGAAAGCGCAGCTGCGCCGTACGGTCGGGGTGGTGCAGCAGGATGTGTTTCTTTTCAGCGGAGACATTCTCAGCAATATTACAATGCATCGCCCGCAGGTCAGCGAGGAGGATGCGATGGAAGCAGCGCGGCTGGTCAATGCGGATTCCTTTATCCAGATGCTTCCGGAAGGGTATCACAGTTCTGTCGTCGAACGCGGTGCGACGCTTTCTGCGGGACAGCGCCAGCTGTTGTCTTTTGCGCGCACCGTGGCGGGGCGCCCCAGTGTGTTGATCTTGGATGAGGCGACGGCAAATATCGATACGCAGACGGAACAACTTATTCAAAGCGCAATTCAGAGTATGGCGCAAAAGCGGACGATGATTGCGGTGGCGCATCGCATTTCGACGATTGCCGATGCGGATCGGATTTTTGTACTGCACCACGGCGTACTGGCGGAATCGGGTACGCGCGAAGAACTTTTACAAAAGGAAGGACTTTTTTCGATGTTGTACCGGTTGCAGTATCGGGAAAACGGGGTATAA